TCAACAGCAGAGACTCGCCGAGTAGCTGGTTGCCTAGTTCGGTGTTTCCGCGTGCCAGTTCGAGGCCGGCCCGATAGTGCGTTGCGTACCACTTGACAGCGACCCGCCCGCTGGCGGCGCCGAGTGTCTCGAGCTGGTCGATCATGTGCTCGGTCTCTTCGAAGCGGCCGAACTCGGCGAGGCAGTCGGCCTGATGGACCAGGCCCAGAGCCAGGGCGCGGTCGTCGCCATCGGCCGTTGCCGACTCGGTCATCTGCCTGGCGACGCTCAGCCGCTCACGGGCTCCGGCAGCGGTCATCGAAGCGACCAGCCGCACGCCCAGAGTCCACCTGAAGGTCTCTGCATCGGACTCTGCCTCGGCTCTTGCCGTCAGGGCCTTCGAGTCTTCGACGAGTGTCTCTTGTCGCCACTCGGCGATGAGAACTCGACTCTGGCATTTGATCTGGGCGGCCACGGCACGCGGGCTGGGGTCATCGAGGGAGGCCCCGGCCTTGACTATCGACAACTCGTCGTCGTCGAGATCCACGAAGACCAGCCCAAACCCCGCCATCGCCGCGGCAAGTTCTGCTTGCTCGATCGGATCGCCACCGTCGTTCATCGCCGCCCGAAAGTGCGATCGCGATTCGGCGACACGCCCGGCGCGAAAGTCGACGTCGCCGAGCATCTGATGCAGCTCAGAGCGCAGGTCCTGGTCTTGGGCCACATCCAGAGCCCTCGACCACCACATGGTGGCCTCGTCGTACGCGCCCGCGGCATGGGCGGCCTTGCCTGCCTCGGCCATCGTCGCGGCGGCTTCATCGTCAGACTTCAGCGGCCCGCAACCCCACAGGTGGCGTGCCACCGCTCTGGGGTTCGGGCTGGGTTGCGATCTCAGGTGTTGGAACAGCAACCTGTGCAACCGCGCCCTTTCGGCGGCGGTGACCGAGCGTTCAGCTGCTAGCCGCCAGGCGTCGTGGCCGTACTCGAGATGATGTCCATCGCTCGAGACCAGGCCGCTGAGGTTGGAGATATCGGTGACGGCCAAGATGTCGGTGGTTTCGAGGTTCAGGCACTCGGCCAGCAAACCCACTGGAGCAGAACCTCCGTGAATGGCCGCCAGCGCAAGCACCTCGAGTGTCTGCGCGCTCAGCGACCCGGGCAGGGTCAGATCGTGGGCGACGTCGATCCCGGCAAGCGATGCACCTTGGCGAAGCCTCATGAGGCAGCGATCGACCAGCAGCGGCAGGCCACCGCTGCGGCTCTCGACCTCGGCAACCATTCGCGCCGGTGGCCGTGACCCCAGCTCTCGGACGATCAGTGAGGTGATGTCGTCCCTGTTCAGCAGAGTCAGATCGTGAACGGCTCCGATCTGTGGAACTACACGCGTCGGCTCGAGGCGCCATCCCACCAGCACCGCAGGATCGGCGTCGCTTCGCTGGGTGGCGATGAACTCGAGCAGCTGCATGGCCGTGGTGTCGAAGAATTGGGCATCGTCGATGACGATGGCATCGGCCCCAGAGGCACGAAGTGCGTCTCTGACCGCCAAAGACTGGCGAAACGAACCGGCCTCCATGTCGTCGCCGACCAGGCGAAGCGCCGTCGTTATCGTCGAGTTCGAATTGGATCTCGCCGCCAGCTGGGTCAGCAGCTCGCGCCAAGGCCACAGGGCCGGCGTGTCGTCGTATCGCAGTCCTCGCGCTGTCGGAGCGTTCAGCTGAGCCAGCACTGTCGATTTGCCGATTCCCGATGGCCCGCAGATCACGCCCACGGCCCGTTTCTGGATGATCTCGCGGGCGAACTGTGTTGCGGCCGAACGCCCGATGAGCCTGTTGGAACGAGGAACCACCGGAAGCGGAGGCAACGAGTCCCAGATACGTCTCTTGACCGATGCGACGACGGCTTCGGGGACGCTCTGTTCCGTTGGTGGCGACCGCCGGACGGCCGTTCGGGGCGGGTCGAGTCTCGGGTCTTGTTGCAAGATCGCCAACTCGGTCTCGCGAAGTGCCGGCCCGGCATCGACTCCGAGGTCTTCCAGGAGCCGCAGCTTGGCCTGCTCGATGCATGCCAGCGCGTCGCGCTGACGTCCGGCCCGGTAGAGCACCACGGCCAGCTCGGCGCAGGTTTGCTCGCGATACGGATTGTCGTCGACGACTGTCTGTAGATCATCTATCGCCTGAGACCACCGGCTCAGCGAGCTGTTGGCCAGCGCCCGAAGCTCGAGCATCTGTGTGTGTAGCTCGCCGATTCTGGCCGCATCTGCGGCGAACGCAGGCAGCGCTTCGAGCCGGCCCAGCACCGGGGTTTCCCAGTGACCCAGACCCTCGTCCAGCACGGCTATCGCTTCTTCGCCCCCAGCAGTCGATAGCGGTCGTTCGGACGTGAGCTCTGTCGCCCTCGCAAGCGCCGAGGTCATATACCCGAGATCCGATGGCGGCGACGGTGTCAGCCGGTACCGGTCGGCGCTGCGTTCGACGTCGAGCGAGTAGCGCCGTAGCTCTCGTCTCAGCCTCGAAACATGAGGGTGAAGTGCGGTTCGATCCACATCGGAGTCCTGCGACCACATCGAGGAGATGAGGCTGTTGGCCGAACACCAGCCATCTTGACCCGGGGCCAGGGCCAGCCTCGCTATCAGCGCCTCCACCTTGGGTCCGCCGAGGCTGATCGTCGCTCCGGCAGAGCGCAGCTCGACCGCTCCGAGTAGCTTCAACCTCACCTCGGGTGGTTTCTGCATCGCCTCATGCTAGGTGTTTCGGCGGTCGAGGGTCACTCGGCGCCCACCGCAGGCTTTCTGCAAGCGTTCTGCAAGCGACGCTTGCGAGGCTTGTCTCATGACTGGATTGAAGCTTTCGATATCGCTGTTGGGAATGGTGCTGCTCGCCGGGGCTTGCAGCGCATCAGACGTTGCCGAAGAGGTGATCGAGAACCGAATCGAGGCCGAGACGGGTGGTGATGTCGAGTTCGATATCGACGACGATGCGCAGGTGCGCGTCAGCACAGACGATGGAGACCTCGAGATCAGCAGCACGGGAGATCGACCCGGCGGGTGGCCCGAGTACCTGAGCGAACCTGCAGGTTCGACGATCCTGACCTCGGTGTCGTTCGTCGACGAGACCTCCAACAACATGTCGATGACGATCGAGGCAAGCGCCGGCGTCGAGGAACTGGCCGAGCACTATCACTCCGCCCTGGCCGATTGGGACATGAGCGTCGATTCGAGGCTGGCCAGCGGAGAGGAGTTGTCGATCACGCGCCAGTATGAGAAGGGTGGGGCCGTGCTGACACTGTTCGTTTACCCGTCCGAGGGCGGCTCAGGCGCACAGATCACCTACACCGAAGAGGTCGACGATCAGGCCGCCGATTCCGGAGCCGGTGACGCGGCCGACTCGGGCACAGCGTCCTTCGATAGTGCAGAAAACGCCGCCCGGACGCTGGGTCTCGACGATGAGCAGGCGGCAGAGCTGGGCGATGCGATCGGCATGCTGTCGCCCGAGACGCGTTATCAGATCGTGTTCGATCAGCTCTCGCTCGATGGCGAAATCAAGGCCGACGGGAATCAGATCTCGCTGATACTCGACCTGCCCGAGGCCGAAGGCGACTTCTTGATGTGTGTCTACGCCGGCGCCGTGGCCGCCGAGGGCGAGCAGCTTCGGATCGTGTACAGCGACGCCGTCGTCGAGTGCTGATAGCGCCTGTGCTGATGTGGCCCGGCGCAAGCGCCGCGGCTGAATGACCGAAGCCGGGCCGCACCTCTCGGTGGCGGCCCGGCTCCTGTTCGTGTCCCCCAGATCTGCTACCGGGTGCACCCGGCGTGTTCGGCGAGCTTAGACCATCCGAATTCGACCTGTGACCAAGGGCACGGTCGGGTCGGTCAGAGCGCTGATGTGGCCTCGAAGCCCGTCACCAGGTCGGCGATGATGTCGTCGATGTGCTCGATGCCGACCGACAAGCGCACGAGGTTCGGCAAGACACCAGTGGCCTCTTGTTCCTCGGCGGTCAGCTGGCTGTGGGTGGTGCTGGCCGGATGTATGGCCAGGCTGCGCACATCGCCGATGTTGGCGACGTGGCTGTGCAACTCGAGGCTTTCCACGAACTTCTGGCCGGCCTTGGCACCGCCGGCGATGCCAAACGCCAGCACCGATCCGGGGCCCTTGGGCAGGTAGCGCTTGGCCCGTTCGTTCCACTTCGACGTCTCGAGGCCCGAGTACGACACCCACTCGACCTGGGGATGTTCGGCCAGGAAGCGGGCGACCTTGGCGGCGTTCTCGACGTGGCGCTCCATCCGCAGGTGCAGCGTCTCGACACCCTGAAGAAGCAAGAACGCGTTCATCGGCGAGATCGCCGGTCCGAGATCGCGCAGCATCTGGACGCGGGCCTTGATGATGAATGCGCCGGGCCCCAGAGCGGGCCAATAGGCAAGACCGTGGTAGCTGGGGTCGGGTTCGGTGAAGTTCGGGAACTTGTCGCCGGCGCCGAAGTCGAAGCTGCCGCCGTCGACGATGACGCCGCCGATGCTGTTGCCGTGGCCGCCGATGAACTTGGTGGCCGAGTGGATGACGATGTCGGCTCCGTGGGTGAGCGGGTTGCACAGGTACGGAGAAGCCACCGTGTTGTCGATGATCAGGGGCACGCCGACCTGCTTCGCGATGGTCGAAACACCCTCGAAGTCGAACACGTCGTTCTTGGGGTTGCCGATGGTCTCGCCGTAGAACGCCTTGGTGTTCGGCTGCACGGCCGCCTGCCACGCATCGAGGTCGTCGGGGTCTGCGACGAAGCTGACCTCGATGCCCATCTTCGGAAGTGTGTAGTTGAACAGGTTGTAGGTGCCGCCATACAGCGACGGGCTGGCGACGATGTGGTCGCCGACCTCGGCCAGGGTCAAGATCGCCAGCGTCTCGGCGGCCTGGCCCGACGCTACGGCAAGGCATCCTGGCAGGCCGACGGCGGTGCGCACGGCACCCTCCAGTGCAGCGATGCGCTCTTCGAGCACGTGCTGGGTGGGGTTCATGATGCGCGTGTAGATGTTGCCGATCTCGGCCAGCGCGAACAGGTTCTGGGCGTGTTCGGCGTTGTCGAACACATAGGACGTGGTCTGATAGATCGGAACGGCCCGGGCGCCGGTGGCGCTATCGGGCTGCTGTCCTGCGTGGACGGTGGCCGTCTCGAACTTCCAGTCGTTGCTCATGTCTGCTCCGGGTGGGGGGTCGGGCCCGCTTCAAGGGCGAGCCATACAATATAGGCTAAAAGTCTGGGTTGCTACCGAATCGGGGTCGGCCGCCGCCGATCTGCCAGACTGCGATCATGATCGAGCGCGAGATCGAAGTGGCAACCGGCGACGGTGAGATGAAGACCTTCATCTATCACCCCGAGCACGACGGACCGCACCCCGTTGTCCTTTACCTGATGGACGCACCCAGCATCAGGCCCGCCCTCAAAGACATGGCATCTCGACTGGCGACGGCGGGCTATTACGTGATGTTGCCCTACCTGTTCTACCGGGGCGGACCGTTTCGCGAGTTCGGTCAAAGCGATGAAGACATGCACGCCAGGCAGGAGATGATGGGCACGGTGAACCCCACCAACATCATCGGTGACGCCGAAGCGCTGCTGAAGATCGCCGAGGCCGATGTAGCCGCCAAGACCGATGGTCCCATCGGAGCGGTCGGTTTCTGCATGAGTGGGGGCCTGGTCATTTCACTGGCCCGCGCCATGGGCCAGCGTGTCGGCGCAGTTGCGTCGATCCACGGTGCCTGGTTGGTCCGCGACACCCCCGACTCGCCCCACCTCGGCCTCGAGCACGTCAGCGCCGAGGTCTACCTCGGCTGGGCCGACAACGACCCCACCGCTCCGGTCGAAGATCGCGACGTGCTGACGAACGCCCTCGACGAAGCCGGGGTCGAATACAACCTCGATTTCCTCAGCTATGCCGTTCACGGATATGCCCCGCCTGGTGGCGAGCGCTACAACCGGGCCGCCTCTGAGTTGCACTGGGAGCGGGTTCACTCGATGCTGCGCCGACGCGTCGGCTGACAACAGCCCGAAGAAGGTCCTCATGAAGGACCACTACCGCACAGTCGGGCCACGGCCTCTTGGTAGTGGTCGACGCTGAAGTTGTACGACCAGATGTTGTCCAGGTCGGGCGTGCGCTCCAGGCCCCTTTCGCACAGTGCGCGGGTTATCGCCGGCCACTGACCCGCTTCGAGGGCCTCGACCAGGGCCAGCCGCCCATCGGTGGACATCCCCAGCAGATAGTCGACGTCGAGGTCGGCGCCGCTCTGGGCTCGCTCGAGATTGCGTTCGACGACGATGGCCTCGGGGTTCACGATGTTCAGCACCAGCACGCCCGCAACGGCCGAACCCACCACAAAGGGAGCCAGCCAGCGCCTGCCACCAGCGCTTGCGGTCGCCGTCGCCGTGGCCAACAACACCGCGATCATCCAAGCAGCGAAGCCCATCACGTAGAGCCGCAGCATCGTCAGGCCGAACGCTTCTTCGTACAGGAACATGCGGCGCAGCGACACGATGACGAGGCCGATCGTCAGCGCCGCAATGACCCCGCTCAGGACAATGACGCGCCGGGGAGGGCGTCGATAATCTGCCGCCGTTCGAACTCGGGCAAAGGCCAGCACTGCGGCCACCACCACGGCCACCCACAACAGCTGGAAGAACCCTTGCCTGGCGTATTCGGCGAACGTCAGGCCGGTGCGCTCCAGCACCCACTGCCTGCCCTGCAGCACCGTGACCAACTGCGACAAGGTGAACAGGCCAAGCACCATCGACACAGTCGCCAGCAACAACGAGGCCGAGTCGTGCGAGGTGCGTATAGCCGTGGCCGCTCGCGCGGGTCGATCGTGATGATCCGAGGCCGTCGCCAGCCACAGGCCAACAAAGGTTGCAACCGACCAACCCAACAGATGAAGTCCCTGTGTGGTCACGTCCGGCATCGACAAGAACGACGCAAACACCGCGTCGCCCGAAGCCAACAGCACCAGCATCAACGCACCGGTGGCGGCGGCAAGCACGTAGTTTCCCAACCCCAGCGCGGCAGCCCTACCACCAGCCAGGGCGGCGGTGGCGCGGTGCACGATGCGCACGACCTTCACCAGTGCGGGCTGAATCGCCCTGAACGTTTTGGCCGAGCGCAAGGTCCACTCGTACCGGTCGTTGGCCAGAAGGCGACCCTGGCGGTCGATGGCCGGCCCAATCATCAGCAGCAGAGCTGCAGCCGCCAGATCGATGGTCAACAGCCACGGGCTGTACCGCACCGACAACCAAAGGGCCAGCGCGGTGATGGTCATCGGAACGACCAGGGTGGCTGGCCGGCGCAACGACGCCGAGCCGCTAGCGGCGCACCAACCCAGTGCGGCGACAGCACCCGAAGCGGCAAACCCGAACGCCGATGCGTGCATCGCCAGGTCGCCAACCACTCCTGCGACGGCAATCAACGCCAAGGTCGAGATCGTCTTCGAGTCGGGTGTTGGCACCGTGTCGGTGCGCGCGCGGTCAAGCGTGGTTGTCATGGGTGTCTCCGGGTTCGATCAGGTGATCGGCGGCTGTTGGGTCAGGTCGACAGGTCGATGGTGAATGCGGCACCACGGCCAGTGTCCTTGGCCTCGATGCGGCCGTGGTGGAGGTGAACGATTTCGCGCGCTATTGCCAGACCCAGCCCAGTGCCTGCGGTCGAAGGGCTGTTGCGCCGGAATGGGTCGAACACATCGGACGCGGTTCCGTTGAGGCCTGGGCCGTTGTCCTCGACCACCAGCACGGGGCCGGGGCCGACAGCGATCTTGACCTGGGGCGGTGTCAACGCGGTGCGGCCGTGCACCGCCGCGTTCTCGACGAGGTTGTCCACGGCCCTGCGCAGGTGACGTCGGTCGCCGGTGATCTCCTGCCTCGGCCCCGAAACCTCTATCTCAGCGTCGGGATGGCGCACCATCGCTTCATCTGCCGCGGCCCGCGCCAGGTCGAGCAGATCGAACTGTGACGGCCTCAGCTCGAGCACCCCGGCCTCCAGACGAGACAGATCCAGCAGATCGGCCGTCAGCGCCGACAGCCGGCGGCACTGGCGGTGCAGCTTTTCGAGCTCGTGGGCTGTGGGCTCGGTGACCCCATCTGCCATGTTCTCGACCGTGGCCAGAAGACCCGACACCGGGGTACGCAGCTCGTGGGCAGCGTCGGCCACGAAACGACGCCTGTGCCTTTCTGCCTCGGCCAACTGGTCGGCCATCGAGTTGAAGGTGCTGGCCAGGCGTCCGATCTCGTCAACGGTCGACACCGTGGCCCGAGCCGCCAGGTCGCCGCCGCCGAACCGGCGGGCCGCAGCATCGATGTTGCGCAGAGGAGACGTCAGGCCGCGGGCCAAGAACTGAACCATGATCAAGGACAGAGCCGCGGCCACAACCGGACGAACCCAGATCGGCCACCCGAGTCTGAGCCCCACGGTCGATGTGATTGCCGCAACGGCCACAGCAGCGACGATGACTATCGACAACTTCACCTTCAGGCTGGTGAGCGCGCCCAACGGCGACGACACGATGCTCTCGCCCTCAGATCCTGTCGCCCACCGAGAGGGCGTAGCCGATTCCGTGGATGGTGCGGATCAGATCGGCATCGAGCTTGCGTCGCAACGCTCGGATGTGTGAATCGATGGTGCGGGCCACCCCGGCGTCGCGATAACCCCATACCTGCTGCATCAGGTCGTCGCGGCTGCGCACGGCGCCTCGGGCCTTGGCCAGATCGACGAACAGGTCGAACTCGGTCACCGTCAGATGCACATCGCCGGTGGGGCCCCAAACCCGGCGCCGCATCACGTCGATCTCGAAAGTGCCGGCGCGCAAATGGTTCTCGTCGATGGCGGGGCGCGACGCCATGGTGCGCCTCAGCACAGCGGTGATACGAGCCGACAACTCCCTGGGCGAAAACGGCTTCACCACATAGTCGTCGGCGCCCACCCCCAGCCCGACCAGGATGTCGGTCTCGTCGTCTCGGGCGGTCAACATCACAACGGCCACGTCGTGATGAACACGGATCCGGCGGCACACCTCGATGCCATCTGCCCCCGGCAAGCCCAGATCGAGCACCACCAGATCGGGGGGAGCAACCAACGCCGTGGCGACCGCCACGTTGCCGTCATGCACTGTGTTGACCTCATGGCCGTCGGCGCGAAGACGTTGTGCCACGGCATCGGCGATGGCCAGGTCGTCGTCGACTACGAGAATTCGGCTGTTACCCACAAGGACACCGTAGGGAACCGGCCGTGCAGATGCCGGGCGCGAGATCTGGAGATTCTGTGCAGGCTGGGTCGCCGGCTCTGTGCAGGTCTGGTCGCCGGCTTCATGGCAGCTTCACAAAAGCGCGATCAAAGGCTTCATCGGACATCGAGAACATGACATCGAAGCCGAGCACTCGGCCCCGAAGAAGGGACAAGGTCATGAA
This genomic stretch from Acidimicrobiales bacterium harbors:
- a CDS encoding DUF4173 domain-containing protein, whose translation is MTTTLDRARTDTVPTPDSKTISTLALIAVAGVVGDLAMHASAFGFAASGAVAALGWCAASGSASLRRPATLVVPMTITALALWLSVRYSPWLLTIDLAAAALLLMIGPAIDRQGRLLANDRYEWTLRSAKTFRAIQPALVKVVRIVHRATAALAGGRAAALGLGNYVLAAATGALMLVLLASGDAVFASFLSMPDVTTQGLHLLGWSVATFVGLWLATASDHHDRPARAATAIRTSHDSASLLLATVSMVLGLFTLSQLVTVLQGRQWVLERTGLTFAEYARQGFFQLLWVAVVVAAVLAFARVRTAADYRRPPRRVIVLSGVIAALTIGLVIVSLRRMFLYEEAFGLTMLRLYVMGFAAWMIAVLLATATATASAGGRRWLAPFVVGSAVAGVLVLNIVNPEAIVVERNLERAQSGADLDVDYLLGMSTDGRLALVEALEAGQWPAITRALCERGLERTPDLDNIWSYNFSVDHYQEAVARLCGSGPS
- a CDS encoding response regulator transcription factor, coding for MGNSRILVVDDDLAIADAVAQRLRADGHEVNTVHDGNVAVATALVAPPDLVVLDLGLPGADGIEVCRRIRVHHDVAVVMLTARDDETDILVGLGVGADDYVVKPFSPRELSARITAVLRRTMASRPAIDENHLRAGTFEIDVMRRRVWGPTGDVHLTVTEFDLFVDLAKARGAVRSRDDLMQQVWGYRDAGVARTIDSHIRALRRKLDADLIRTIHGIGYALSVGDRI
- a CDS encoding dienelactone hydrolase family protein; amino-acid sequence: MIEREIEVATGDGEMKTFIYHPEHDGPHPVVLYLMDAPSIRPALKDMASRLATAGYYVMLPYLFYRGGPFREFGQSDEDMHARQEMMGTVNPTNIIGDAEALLKIAEADVAAKTDGPIGAVGFCMSGGLVISLARAMGQRVGAVASIHGAWLVRDTPDSPHLGLEHVSAEVYLGWADNDPTAPVEDRDVLTNALDEAGVEYNLDFLSYAVHGYAPPGGERYNRAASELHWERVHSMLRRRVG
- a CDS encoding bifunctional o-acetylhomoserine/o-acetylserine sulfhydrylase — encoded protein: MSNDWKFETATVHAGQQPDSATGARAVPIYQTTSYVFDNAEHAQNLFALAEIGNIYTRIMNPTQHVLEERIAALEGAVRTAVGLPGCLAVASGQAAETLAILTLAEVGDHIVASPSLYGGTYNLFNYTLPKMGIEVSFVADPDDLDAWQAAVQPNTKAFYGETIGNPKNDVFDFEGVSTIAKQVGVPLIIDNTVASPYLCNPLTHGADIVIHSATKFIGGHGNSIGGVIVDGGSFDFGAGDKFPNFTEPDPSYHGLAYWPALGPGAFIIKARVQMLRDLGPAISPMNAFLLLQGVETLHLRMERHVENAAKVARFLAEHPQVEWVSYSGLETSKWNERAKRYLPKGPGSVLAFGIAGGAKAGQKFVESLELHSHVANIGDVRSLAIHPASTTHSQLTAEEQEATGVLPNLVRLSVGIEHIDDIIADLVTGFEATSAL
- a CDS encoding BTAD domain-containing putative transcriptional regulator encodes the protein MQKPPEVRLKLLGAVELRSAGATISLGGPKVEALIARLALAPGQDGWCSANSLISSMWSQDSDVDRTALHPHVSRLRRELRRYSLDVERSADRYRLTPSPPSDLGYMTSALARATELTSERPLSTAGGEEAIAVLDEGLGHWETPVLGRLEALPAFAADAARIGELHTQMLELRALANSSLSRWSQAIDDLQTVVDDNPYREQTCAELAVVLYRAGRQRDALACIEQAKLRLLEDLGVDAGPALRETELAILQQDPRLDPPRTAVRRSPPTEQSVPEAVVASVKRRIWDSLPPLPVVPRSNRLIGRSAATQFAREIIQKRAVGVICGPSGIGKSTVLAQLNAPTARGLRYDDTPALWPWRELLTQLAARSNSNSTITTALRLVGDDMEAGSFRQSLAVRDALRASGADAIVIDDAQFFDTTAMQLLEFIATQRSDADPAVLVGWRLEPTRVVPQIGAVHDLTLLNRDDITSLIVRELGSRPPARMVAEVESRSGGLPLLVDRCLMRLRQGASLAGIDVAHDLTLPGSLSAQTLEVLALAAIHGGSAPVGLLAECLNLETTDILAVTDISNLSGLVSSDGHHLEYGHDAWRLAAERSVTAAERARLHRLLFQHLRSQPSPNPRAVARHLWGCGPLKSDDEAAATMAEAGKAAHAAGAYDEATMWWSRALDVAQDQDLRSELHQMLGDVDFRAGRVAESRSHFRAAMNDGGDPIEQAELAAAMAGFGLVFVDLDDDELSIVKAGASLDDPSPRAVAAQIKCQSRVLIAEWRQETLVEDSKALTARAEAESDAETFRWTLGVRLVASMTAAGARERLSVARQMTESATADGDDRALALGLVHQADCLAEFGRFEETEHMIDQLETLGAASGRVAVKWYATHYRAGLELARGNTELGNQLLGESLLLMQGAHGPAALEAYGGVLIASHSSLDRMAELELLVEGGIEASASRQSMDVWSMVRADVFAAAGRLDKARDHLSAALASAQSLPSSSFRTIELAQLAGLGWTLSDPTSARLAVEHLSQYADRCCAAPGMVLAGSAHVHLGLAKAALGEPDAAESIERGIEQNSAWGLHAWERRGLQALELVRTTPRLGT
- a CDS encoding HAMP domain-containing sensor histidine kinase; amino-acid sequence: MSSPLGALTSLKVKLSIVIVAAVAVAAITSTVGLRLGWPIWVRPVVAAALSLIMVQFLARGLTSPLRNIDAAARRFGGGDLAARATVSTVDEIGRLASTFNSMADQLAEAERHRRRFVADAAHELRTPVSGLLATVENMADGVTEPTAHELEKLHRQCRRLSALTADLLDLSRLEAGVLELRPSQFDLLDLARAAADEAMVRHPDAEIEVSGPRQEITGDRRHLRRAVDNLVENAAVHGRTALTPPQVKIAVGPGPVLVVEDNGPGLNGTASDVFDPFRRNSPSTAGTGLGLAIAREIVHLHHGRIEAKDTGRGAAFTIDLST